The following proteins are encoded in a genomic region of Herminiimonas arsenicoxydans:
- the cyoD gene encoding Cytochrome o ubiquinol oxidase protein CyoD (Ubiquinol oxidase chain D) (Evidence 2a : Function of homologous gene experimentally demonstrated in an other organism; PubMedId : 2162835, 2165491; Product type c : carrier) — translation MSEHHATTAHGADHGHHDEHDHGSLKSYAIGFILSVILTAIPFWMVMNDVLKDSGTTGLVILGFAAVQIVVHMIYFLHMNTKSEGGWSMLALIFTVVIVVIVLAGSLWVMYHMNTNMMPGMHEHGHDMHRAVQQSK, via the coding sequence ATGAGCGAGCATCACGCAACAACAGCGCACGGCGCAGATCATGGTCATCATGACGAGCATGACCACGGCAGCCTGAAAAGCTATGCAATCGGTTTCATCCTGTCGGTCATCCTGACGGCAATTCCGTTCTGGATGGTGATGAACGATGTGCTGAAGGATTCCGGCACTACCGGTCTCGTCATTCTCGGTTTTGCCGCCGTGCAAATCGTCGTGCACATGATTTATTTCCTGCACATGAATACCAAATCGGAAGGCGGCTGGTCGATGCTGGCGCTGATCTTTACCGTGGTGATTGTGGTGATTGTGCTGGCCGGTTCACTGTGGGTCATGTATCACATGAATACCAACATGATGCCGGGCATGCACGAGCACGGGCATGACATGCATCGTGCCGTGCAGCAGTCAAAATAA
- the cyoC gene encoding Cytochrome o ubiquinol oxidase subunit 3 (Cytochrome o ubiquinol oxidase subunit III) (Evidence 2a : Function of homologous gene experimentally demonstrated in an other organism; PubMedId : 2165491; Product type c : carrier) codes for MSEITATSADISAMSSADASTRYYVKEHHPESSTSLGFWIYLMSDCLIFACLFATYAVLGRSYAGGPTGAELFDLPLVAMNTAFLLVSSITYGVAMLEAHRNRVRSTLIWLAITGMLGAGFLALELYEFNHLIHEGAGPQTSAFLTSFFALVGTHGLHVTFGIIWLIVLMFQVGKFGLNVENKRRLMCLSMFWHFLDVIWIGVFTFVYLMGVLP; via the coding sequence ATGTCTGAGATCACTGCCACTTCTGCCGATATCAGCGCGATGAGCAGCGCTGACGCAAGCACGCGTTATTACGTCAAGGAACATCATCCGGAATCCAGCACCTCGCTGGGTTTCTGGATCTACCTGATGAGCGATTGCTTGATTTTCGCCTGCCTGTTTGCGACCTATGCCGTGCTGGGTCGCAGCTATGCCGGCGGTCCGACCGGTGCCGAATTGTTCGACTTGCCGCTGGTGGCGATGAACACCGCTTTCCTGCTGGTGTCGTCGATCACTTATGGCGTCGCCATGCTGGAAGCGCATCGCAATCGCGTACGCAGCACACTGATCTGGCTCGCCATTACCGGTATGCTCGGCGCCGGATTCCTTGCGCTGGAATTGTATGAGTTCAACCATCTGATCCATGAAGGTGCGGGCCCGCAAACTAGCGCCTTCCTGACTTCCTTCTTCGCATTGGTCGGCACCCACGGTTTGCACGTTACCTTCGGTATCATCTGGCTGATCGTATTGATGTTCCAGGTCGGTAAGTTCGGCTTGAATGTTGAAAACAAGCGTCGCCTGATGTGTCTGTCCATGTTCTGGCATTTCCTGGACGTGATCTGGATCGGCGTCTTCACCTTTGTCTACCTGATGGGAGTGCTGCCATGA
- the cyoB gene encoding Ubiquinol oxidase subunit 1 (Ubiquinol oxidase polypeptide I) (Cytochrome o subunit 1) (Oxidase BO(3) subunit 1) (Cytochrome o ubiquinol oxidase subunit 1) (Ubiquinol oxidase chain A) (Evidence 2a : Function of homologous gene experimentally demonstrated in an other organism; PubMedId : 2162835, 2165491; Product type c : carrier), whose protein sequence is MQDHTDLTKLIFGRLSWDAIPFHEPILLITFAMVLLGGVAMVGALTYYRVWGTLWRDWITSIDHKKIGIMYMILGLVMLMRGFADALMMRAQQAMAFGDNAGFLPPHHYDQIFTAHGVIMIFFVAMPLVTGLMNYVVPLQIGARDVAFPFLNNFSFWMTTFGAVLIMVSLFVGEFAKTGWLAYPPLSGILASPDVGVDYYIWALQVAGVGTTLSGINLIATIVKMRAPGMDMMKMPVFTWTALCTNVLIVASFPVLTAVLAMLSLDRMVDTHFFTNDGGGNAMMYVNLIWIWGHPEVYILILPLFGVFSEVVSTFSAKRIFGYTSMVYATVVITILSYMVWLHHFFTMGSGASVNSFFGITTMIISIPTGAKVFNWLFTMYKGRITFELPMMWTIGFMITFVLGGMTGVMLAVPPADFVLHNSLFLIAHFHNVIIGGVVFGVFAAINYWFPKAFGFKLDVFWGKCSFWFWLVGFWMAFMPLYILGMMGVTRRMSHFSDPSLQIWFQIAAVGAVLIALGIASMLIQFYVSFKRRHELRDVTGDPWNGRTLEWSTSSPPPDYNFAFTPKVYDTDSWSDMKKNGYQRPLQGFTAIHMPKNTGAGFIISALSGALGFCLIWQMWLLAGISFAAVIAAIIIHTFNYKRDYYIPADEVARTENARTKLLESHV, encoded by the coding sequence ATGCAAGACCATACTGATCTGACGAAGCTTATCTTCGGCCGGCTGAGCTGGGACGCTATCCCGTTCCACGAGCCTATTCTTTTGATAACTTTTGCGATGGTGCTTCTGGGCGGCGTTGCGATGGTTGGTGCTCTGACGTATTACCGCGTCTGGGGTACCTTGTGGCGCGACTGGATTACCAGTATCGATCACAAGAAAATCGGGATCATGTACATGATTCTCGGACTGGTGATGTTGATGCGCGGCTTCGCCGATGCATTGATGATGCGTGCTCAGCAGGCGATGGCCTTCGGCGACAACGCCGGCTTCCTGCCGCCGCATCACTACGATCAAATCTTCACCGCGCATGGCGTGATCATGATTTTCTTCGTGGCAATGCCTTTGGTGACGGGCCTGATGAACTACGTCGTACCGTTGCAAATCGGCGCGCGCGACGTCGCGTTTCCATTCCTGAATAACTTCAGCTTCTGGATGACGACTTTTGGTGCCGTGCTGATCATGGTGTCCCTGTTTGTCGGCGAATTTGCCAAAACCGGTTGGCTGGCATATCCGCCGCTGTCGGGCATACTCGCGAGCCCGGATGTGGGGGTTGATTACTACATTTGGGCGCTGCAAGTTGCCGGGGTTGGGACCACGCTGTCCGGTATCAACCTGATCGCGACCATCGTCAAGATGCGCGCGCCTGGCATGGACATGATGAAGATGCCGGTGTTCACCTGGACTGCCTTGTGCACCAACGTGCTGATCGTTGCATCCTTCCCGGTGCTGACCGCTGTGCTGGCAATGCTGTCTCTGGACCGCATGGTAGACACCCATTTCTTTACCAATGATGGCGGCGGCAATGCCATGATGTACGTGAACCTGATCTGGATCTGGGGCCACCCTGAAGTCTATATTCTGATTCTGCCGTTGTTCGGCGTGTTCTCGGAAGTGGTGTCGACGTTCTCGGCCAAGCGCATCTTCGGTTATACCTCGATGGTGTACGCGACTGTCGTTATTACGATCCTGTCTTATATGGTGTGGTTGCATCACTTCTTCACCATGGGCTCGGGAGCGAGTGTCAACTCGTTCTTCGGTATCACGACGATGATCATTTCGATTCCGACCGGCGCCAAGGTATTCAACTGGCTGTTCACGATGTACAAGGGCCGCATCACGTTCGAGCTGCCTATGATGTGGACCATCGGTTTCATGATTACCTTCGTGCTTGGTGGCATGACAGGTGTGATGCTGGCGGTGCCGCCAGCCGACTTTGTCCTGCATAACAGCCTGTTCCTGATTGCCCACTTCCACAACGTGATTATCGGTGGTGTTGTGTTCGGTGTCTTCGCCGCGATCAACTACTGGTTCCCGAAAGCATTCGGCTTCAAACTCGACGTGTTCTGGGGTAAATGCTCGTTCTGGTTCTGGCTCGTCGGTTTCTGGATGGCTTTCATGCCGCTGTACATACTGGGCATGATGGGTGTAACACGTCGCATGAGTCACTTCAGTGATCCATCGTTGCAGATCTGGTTCCAGATTGCAGCCGTCGGTGCGGTGCTGATTGCGCTGGGCATAGCCTCGATGCTGATCCAGTTCTATGTCAGCTTCAAGCGTCGTCATGAATTGCGCGATGTGACCGGTGATCCATGGAATGGTCGTACGCTGGAATGGTCGACTTCGTCGCCACCGCCGGACTACAATTTCGCGTTCACACCGAAAGTGTATGACACCGATAGCTGGAGCGACATGAAGAAAAACGGTTACCAGCGTCCGCTGCAAGGCTTTACCGCAATTCACATGCCGAAAAATACCGGCGCCGGCTTTATCATCTCGGCCTTGAGTGGAGCGTTAGGCTTTTGCCTGATCTGGCAAATGTGGCTGCTGGCCGGTATCAGCTTCGCAGCAGTGATAGCCGCGATCATCATCCACACCTTTAACTACAAACGCGATTACTACATTCCTGCGGACGAAGTTGCCCGCACCGAGAATGCTCGCACCAAACTGTTGGAAAGCCATGTCTGA
- the cyoA gene encoding Ubiquinol oxidase subunit 2 precursor (Ubiquinol oxidase polypeptide II) (Cytochrome o subunit 2) (Oxidase BO(3) subunit 2) (Cytochrome o ubiquinol oxidase subunit 2) (Evidence 2a : Function of homologous gene experimentally demonstrated in an other organism; PubMedId : 2162835, 2165491; Product type c : carrier), protein MNSLISRRGLLLRSLLLLPLLLLGGCDWVLLNPSGDIAAQQGQLIIVSVLLMLLVIVPVIILTLIFAWRYRKNNTSAKYEPDWDHSTKLELIIWGGPLLIIIVLGLITWVSTHKLDPYRPLDRLDANRPISAAAEPLTIEVVALDWKWLFIYPEQGIATVNELATPVDVPVRFKLTSSTVMNSFYIPELAGQIYTMAGMETQLNAVINKPVESEGFSANYSGAGFSHMRFKYHGMDVEDFNRWVKKVKAEGGKLDRTAYLELEKPSEREPVTYYKTVSSDLYGAILNRCVEEGSVCMDQMMRDDAHRAKTAPRKGAKVEVVTDAKQESHNEAADHTAAHSETAKVAAKHSHSHKD, encoded by the coding sequence ATGAATTCCTTGATTTCTCGTCGCGGGTTACTCCTTCGCAGTTTGCTTCTGTTGCCGCTGCTTCTTCTGGGCGGATGCGATTGGGTGTTGCTCAACCCTTCCGGTGACATCGCCGCGCAGCAGGGACAGCTCATTATAGTTTCAGTGCTGCTGATGCTGCTCGTCATCGTGCCGGTGATCATCCTTACGCTTATCTTTGCATGGCGTTACAGGAAAAACAATACCTCCGCCAAATATGAGCCCGATTGGGATCATTCCACCAAGCTGGAACTGATCATCTGGGGCGGTCCGCTGCTGATCATTATTGTGCTCGGTTTGATCACATGGGTCAGTACGCACAAGCTGGATCCGTACCGTCCGCTGGATAGGCTCGATGCAAATCGTCCCATCTCTGCTGCAGCCGAGCCGCTGACGATCGAAGTTGTCGCGCTCGACTGGAAGTGGCTGTTCATCTATCCGGAGCAGGGTATCGCTACCGTGAATGAACTGGCGACGCCTGTCGATGTGCCGGTACGCTTCAAGCTCACCTCATCGACGGTCATGAACTCCTTCTACATTCCCGAGCTGGCCGGCCAGATCTACACGATGGCTGGTATGGAGACGCAATTGAACGCGGTCATCAACAAGCCTGTTGAGTCGGAAGGTTTCTCTGCCAACTACAGCGGCGCCGGTTTCTCGCACATGCGTTTCAAGTATCACGGCATGGATGTTGAGGATTTCAATCGCTGGGTGAAGAAAGTCAAGGCAGAGGGCGGCAAGCTGGATCGCACCGCCTACCTGGAGCTGGAAAAACCGAGCGAGCGCGAGCCCGTGACCTATTACAAAACAGTCTCTTCCGATTTGTATGGCGCGATCCTGAATCGTTGTGTCGAAGAAGGCAGCGTCTGTATGGATCAGATGATGCGGGACGATGCACATCGTGCCAAGACCGCACCGCGCAAAGGCGCGAAAGTAGAAGTAGTAACCGACGCGAAGCAAGAATCGCATAACGAGGCGGCAGACCATACTGCTGCGCACAGCGAAACCGCCAAGGTTGCGGCCAAGCATTCTCATTCCCATAAAGACTAA
- a CDS encoding Putative membrane transport protein, MFS family (Evidence 3 : Function proposed based on presence of conserved amino acid motif, structural feature or limited homology; Product type pt : putative transporter) → MSISTHYDQTAPAEESPHSIGNGPRNINARDGHIDPGEIAIGVVIGRASEYFDFFVYAIASVLVFPTVFFPFASKLEGTLYAFTIFSFAFIARPVGTVIFMEIQRRFSREAKLTLALFLLGGSTAGIAFLPSHAQLGTTAIVLLALLRCGQGVALGGSWDGLPSLLALNAPQNKRGWYAMLGQLGAPIGFILAAGLFAYMLYTLAPQDFFEWGWRYPFFVAFAINVVALFARLRLVSTPEYSRLLDERELEPANVVEITRSQGRNLIIGALAALASYALFHLVTVFPLSWIVLYSERSISQFLEIQMIGAGLAICSIIASGLIADRVGRRTTLAVLAVLIGIFSAFVPMLMNGGIFGENLFIIVGFILLGLSYGQAAGAVSANFPAKYRYTGAALTSDLAWLVGAGFAPLVALGLSANFGLGYVSLYLLSGAVGSLAALSLNRALEIRD, encoded by the coding sequence ATGTCTATCTCAACACATTATGACCAAACGGCGCCTGCAGAAGAATCGCCGCACTCAATCGGCAACGGTCCGCGCAATATCAACGCCCGCGACGGACATATCGATCCAGGTGAAATCGCCATCGGCGTCGTCATCGGTCGCGCTTCCGAATACTTCGACTTCTTTGTCTACGCCATCGCTTCGGTGCTGGTCTTCCCCACCGTATTCTTTCCTTTCGCATCCAAACTGGAAGGCACGCTGTACGCTTTCACCATTTTTTCCTTCGCCTTCATCGCCCGGCCGGTGGGCACCGTGATTTTCATGGAAATCCAGCGCCGCTTCAGCCGCGAAGCGAAATTGACGCTGGCGCTGTTTCTGCTGGGCGGCTCGACCGCCGGCATTGCCTTCCTGCCATCCCATGCGCAACTCGGCACCACCGCCATCGTCCTGCTGGCGCTGCTGCGCTGCGGCCAGGGCGTGGCGCTCGGTGGATCGTGGGACGGCCTGCCATCGCTGCTGGCGCTGAACGCACCGCAGAACAAGCGCGGCTGGTATGCGATGCTGGGGCAACTGGGCGCGCCGATAGGCTTTATCCTCGCCGCCGGCCTGTTTGCCTATATGTTGTATACGCTGGCGCCGCAGGACTTCTTCGAATGGGGCTGGCGTTATCCATTCTTCGTTGCCTTCGCGATCAACGTGGTGGCCCTGTTCGCCCGCCTGCGTCTGGTATCGACCCCGGAATATTCGCGCCTGCTGGATGAACGCGAACTGGAACCGGCCAATGTGGTCGAAATAACACGTTCGCAAGGCCGTAACCTGATCATCGGTGCACTCGCGGCACTCGCCAGCTACGCTCTGTTCCATCTGGTAACCGTATTCCCGTTATCGTGGATCGTGCTGTATTCGGAACGTTCGATCAGCCAGTTCCTCGAAATCCAGATGATAGGCGCCGGCCTGGCGATTTGCAGCATCATCGCCTCCGGCCTGATCGCCGATCGCGTCGGTCGTCGCACCACGCTGGCCGTACTTGCCGTACTGATCGGGATTTTCAGCGCCTTCGTGCCGATGCTGATGAATGGCGGCATCTTCGGTGAAAACCTCTTCATCATCGTCGGCTTCATTCTGCTCGGCTTGTCTTATGGCCAGGCCGCCGGTGCGGTGAGCGCGAATTTCCCGGCCAAGTATCGCTATACCGGTGCCGCGCTGACATCCGATCTGGCCTGGCTGGTCGGCGCCGGCTTCGCACCACTGGTCGCGCTGGGCCTGTCGGCAAATTTCGGATTGGGCTACGTCAGCCTGTACCTGCTGTCCGGCGCTGTCGGATCGCTGGCAGCACTGAGTCTTAATCGTGCATTGGAAATTCGCGACTGA
- the recQ gene encoding ATP-dependent DNA helicase RecQ (Evidence 2a : Function of homologous gene experimentally demonstrated in an other organism; PubMedId : 3027506, 2164680; Product type e : enzyme), with the protein MNNRQDDLGAQALHVLESVFGYSSFRGEQAEIVDLVTRGGDALVLMPTGGGKSLCYQIPSLLRDGVGVVISPLIALMQDQVDALAEVGVRAAFLNSTQTFEESSRIERRLRSGDLDLVYVAPERLMTPRCLDLLEASKIALFAIDEAHCVSQWGHDFRPEYIRLSILHERFPNVPRIALTATADHQTREEIAHRLQLDNARMFVSSFDRPNIRYQIVEKANGRKQVLDFIESEHAGDAGIVYCLSRKKVEETAEFLRENGISALPYHAGMDFATRSKNQARFLREESIVMVATIAFGMGIDKPDVRFVAHLDLPKSIEGYYQETGRAGRDGAAANAWMAYGLQDVVQQRRMIDESEADETFKRVQGVKLDAMLGLCETLHCRRQRLLTYFGQSSAPCGNCDTCLNPPRSFDATVAVQKLLSTIYRVDQRFGAMHVLDVLRGVDSDKVKQWQHDQVSTFGIGSDRSEAEWRAILRQSIALGLVAVDHEAYSALKLTDAARPVLKGGEKVQLREYQKPVKSRRTSSKPKGFIETDLSAEEQAIFEKLRWWRMETARTHNVPAYVIFNDATMREIAKTQPATLADLRGVSGVGEKKLESYGADIVALIAAM; encoded by the coding sequence ATGAACAACAGGCAGGATGATCTGGGCGCGCAGGCGCTGCATGTACTGGAGTCGGTGTTCGGTTATTCGTCCTTTCGCGGCGAACAGGCCGAGATCGTCGATCTCGTTACGCGCGGCGGCGATGCGCTGGTGCTGATGCCTACCGGCGGCGGAAAGTCGCTGTGCTATCAGATACCTTCCCTTCTGCGCGATGGCGTCGGCGTCGTGATTTCGCCGCTGATCGCCCTGATGCAGGATCAGGTCGACGCGCTGGCTGAGGTCGGCGTACGCGCGGCATTCCTGAATTCCACCCAGACCTTTGAAGAGTCGTCGCGTATCGAGCGTCGCTTGCGTAGCGGCGATCTCGATCTGGTGTATGTCGCGCCCGAACGCCTGATGACACCGCGTTGCCTCGACCTGCTGGAAGCGTCGAAGATTGCGTTGTTTGCAATTGATGAAGCGCATTGCGTCTCGCAATGGGGGCATGACTTCCGTCCTGAATATATCCGGCTGTCGATTCTGCACGAGCGATTTCCGAACGTCCCGCGCATCGCGCTGACGGCGACCGCCGATCACCAGACGCGTGAAGAAATTGCCCACAGGCTGCAGCTCGACAATGCGCGCATGTTCGTGTCGTCTTTCGACCGGCCGAACATACGCTATCAAATTGTCGAGAAAGCCAACGGCCGCAAGCAGGTGCTGGATTTCATCGAGAGCGAACATGCGGGCGATGCCGGTATCGTGTATTGCCTGTCGCGTAAGAAAGTGGAAGAAACGGCAGAATTTTTGCGCGAAAACGGCATCAGCGCCTTGCCGTATCACGCCGGCATGGATTTCGCGACACGCAGCAAAAACCAGGCGCGTTTCCTGCGTGAAGAAAGCATCGTGATGGTGGCCACCATCGCCTTCGGCATGGGCATAGACAAGCCGGACGTGCGTTTCGTCGCCCATCTTGATCTGCCGAAAAGCATAGAAGGCTATTACCAGGAAACCGGCCGCGCTGGTCGCGACGGCGCCGCAGCGAATGCCTGGATGGCTTACGGTTTGCAGGACGTGGTGCAGCAGCGCCGCATGATAGACGAGTCGGAAGCCGACGAAACTTTCAAGCGCGTGCAGGGCGTCAAGCTCGACGCCATGCTGGGTTTGTGCGAAACCCTGCATTGCCGGCGCCAGCGTCTGCTGACTTACTTCGGCCAGTCGTCGGCGCCGTGCGGTAATTGCGATACCTGCCTGAATCCGCCGCGTTCTTTCGATGCGACCGTTGCCGTACAAAAGCTGCTGTCAACGATCTATCGTGTCGATCAGCGCTTCGGCGCGATGCATGTGCTGGACGTCTTGCGCGGGGTGGATTCGGACAAGGTGAAGCAATGGCAGCACGACCAGGTTTCCACTTTCGGCATAGGCTCCGACCGCAGCGAGGCGGAATGGCGGGCGATTTTGCGCCAGTCGATTGCGCTTGGTCTGGTTGCGGTCGATCATGAAGCGTACAGCGCCCTGAAGCTGACCGATGCCGCACGTCCGGTGTTGAAGGGCGGCGAGAAGGTGCAGTTGCGCGAATATCAGAAACCCGTCAAATCCCGGCGTACAAGCAGCAAGCCCAAGGGTTTTATCGAAACCGATCTGTCGGCAGAAGAGCAGGCGATTTTCGAGAAATTGCGCTGGTGGCGCATGGAAACGGCACGCACGCACAATGTACCGGCCTATGTCATCTTCAACGATGCAACCATGCGCGAAATCGCCAAGACGCAGCCGGCTACTCTGGCCGATCTGCGCGGCGTCAGCGGTGTCGGCGAAAAGAAACTGGAAAGCTACGGCGCGGATATCGTGGCCTTGATTGCAGCGATGTAG
- the uppP gene encoding Undecaprenyl-diphosphatase (Undecaprenyl pyrophosphate phosphatase) (Bacitracin resistance protein) (Evidence 2a : Function of homologous gene experimentally demonstrated in an other organism; PubMedId : 8389741, 15778224, 15138271, 93285992; Product type e : enzyme) → MDTILALKVIIMGIVEGLTEFLPISSTGHLILAGSLLEFTGPKVKVFEIAIQTGAMLAVVWEYRVKIAAVLGGLFTERRAQKFAVNIVVAFLPAALLGLVFAGAIKEKLFAPVPVAIAFIVGGFVILWVERRNKQQVHAERVQSVDEMTLLDAFKVGCAQAFALIPGTSRSGASIIGGMMFGLSRKAATEFSFFLAIPTLMGATVYSVYKDRALLSMADIPLFGLGGLAAFFSAFLCVRWLLRYISTHDFTFFAYYRIGFGLFVLLSAHYGWVVWAE, encoded by the coding sequence ATGGATACAATTCTCGCGCTCAAAGTCATCATCATGGGCATCGTCGAAGGCTTGACGGAATTCCTGCCTATTTCATCGACTGGACATTTGATACTTGCCGGCAGCCTGCTGGAATTCACCGGCCCCAAGGTCAAGGTATTTGAAATCGCGATTCAGACTGGTGCCATGCTGGCCGTAGTGTGGGAATACCGCGTGAAGATTGCCGCCGTGCTGGGCGGTTTGTTTACAGAGCGACGAGCACAGAAATTCGCCGTGAATATTGTCGTGGCATTTTTACCGGCAGCACTGCTGGGACTGGTATTTGCCGGCGCGATCAAGGAAAAACTGTTTGCCCCGGTGCCGGTCGCGATTGCCTTCATCGTCGGCGGCTTTGTCATCCTGTGGGTCGAACGTCGGAATAAGCAGCAGGTGCATGCCGAGCGCGTGCAATCAGTCGATGAGATGACGCTGCTCGATGCCTTCAAGGTCGGCTGCGCGCAGGCCTTCGCGCTGATTCCCGGCACCAGTCGCTCCGGCGCCAGTATTATCGGCGGCATGATGTTCGGCCTGTCGCGCAAGGCGGCCACAGAATTTTCCTTCTTCCTGGCGATTCCGACGTTGATGGGGGCGACCGTTTATTCAGTGTATAAAGACAGAGCCTTGCTGTCGATGGCCGATATTCCCCTGTTCGGCCTCGGCGGACTCGCGGCGTTTTTCTCGGCTTTCCTGTGCGTACGCTGGTTGCTGCGTTACATCAGCACGCACGATTTCACCTTCTTTGCGTATTACCGTATCGGTTTCGGTCTGTTCGTCCTGCTCAGCGCGCATTACGGCTGGGTCGTGTGGGCAGAATAA
- a CDS encoding conserved hypothetical protein; putative Fe-S-cluster oxidoreductase protein (Evidence 4 : Homologs of previously reported genes of unknown function) → MTNLNCRPDCGACCTAPSISSAIPGMPNGKPAGVRCVQLADDYRCRIFGQPERPLVCSSLQPQREMCGATREEAMIYLMTLERLTAA, encoded by the coding sequence ATGACTAACTTGAACTGCCGCCCCGATTGCGGTGCCTGTTGCACCGCGCCGTCGATTTCGTCGGCCATCCCCGGTATGCCGAACGGCAAGCCGGCCGGTGTGCGCTGTGTACAGCTGGCCGACGATTATCGCTGCCGGATTTTCGGCCAGCCGGAACGACCTCTGGTATGCAGCAGCTTGCAGCCGCAACGGGAAATGTGCGGTGCGACGCGTGAAGAAGCGATGATTTATCTGATGACGCTGGAACGATTGACTGCGGCGTAA
- a CDS encoding Protein-L-isoaspartate(D-aspartate) O-methyltransferase (Evidence 2b : Function of strongly homologous gene; Product type e : enzyme) — protein sequence MNIEKARFLMIEQQIRPWDVLDQDVLELLVIVKREAFVPLAYRALAFADSEIPLPHGEHMMTPKLEARILQELALKKHENVLEIGAGSGYMAALLAYKARHVTTLEIEPELKALAQQNLANYGVSNVDVVEADGAQGYTAANTTYDVIVVSGSLPIVPETLLAQIKVGGRMFVIVGDAPVMTAQIITRVSDISYNTVNLFETVVKPLRNVVVPSHFKF from the coding sequence ATGAACATTGAAAAAGCCCGTTTCCTGATGATAGAACAGCAAATTCGCCCTTGGGATGTGCTGGATCAGGACGTCCTCGAATTGCTGGTGATCGTCAAGCGCGAGGCATTCGTGCCGCTGGCGTATCGTGCGCTGGCATTTGCCGACAGCGAAATCCCGCTGCCGCACGGCGAACACATGATGACGCCCAAGCTGGAAGCACGCATCCTGCAGGAACTGGCGCTCAAGAAACATGAAAACGTGCTGGAAATCGGTGCCGGCTCAGGCTATATGGCTGCGCTGCTGGCTTACAAGGCGCGGCACGTCACGACACTGGAAATCGAACCGGAACTGAAAGCACTGGCGCAACAGAATCTGGCTAATTACGGCGTCAGCAATGTCGATGTAGTCGAAGCCGACGGCGCGCAAGGCTATACAGCCGCCAACACGACTTACGATGTGATCGTGGTTTCGGGTTCGCTGCCGATAGTACCGGAAACCCTGCTGGCGCAAATCAAGGTCGGCGGCCGCATGTTCGTGATTGTCGGCGACGCACCTGTCATGACCGCGCAAATCATCACGCGCGTATCGGACATCAGCTACAACACCGTCAATCTGTTTGAAACGGTAGTAAAGCCGCTGCGCAATGTAGTCGTTCCATCGCACTTCAAGTTCTAG